A stretch of Triticum aestivum cultivar Chinese Spring chromosome 1D, IWGSC CS RefSeq v2.1, whole genome shotgun sequence DNA encodes these proteins:
- the LOC123164832 gene encoding uncharacterized protein has translation MADNNDDVLWIGSYRLNLLRPISTSPRSPRSASSDGDSAQPSQRGSPPPSHTSIPGEGAGDGVSDAASGIRGPVRSRSPSSSSASSPGCAHSTYPDIFVPSGLLHDVGHFAFAHLDHVMLEPYDLIRLAIEHHAGHPSFHFTATTGCAALLVFDSHDEHEATMAHFSAKYAGVEITLLRPEETDNRATTRYDRLVELEAKNYPLELWHPHGANFVFGHFGVLCCVDNNCLNAGDFTVMRAFLRVEGNHVTPHGCILRLPPAQVVDVKLRVVKTWAIFDDQPVPLDADGDDELPSQPHVHGAWRWNRGHIGPYPGLHGVDAMPPPSPREPSPPPPAAQPLHARANFLQPLVGGPLLPPAAVHDDETSLDDHLAGDADDSFSPAVEVSNSFSSLALDEGECSQLSGTASAALNSDDHEATVRRIQGAGKRATDAAKLRRSRRLAEKEGGQFVDMTTKAMRAKARRFDLQ, from the exons ATGGCCGACAACAACGACGACGTCCTTTGGATTGGCTCGTACCGACTCAACCTCCTCCGCCCCATCTCGACCTCGCCCCGCTCCCCCCGCTCCGCGTCATCCGACGGCGACTCCGCCCAGCCGTCTCAGCGCGGCTCCCCCCCTCCGAGCCACACCTCCATCCCGGGCGAGGGTGCTGGCGACGGCGTCTCCGATGCTGCCTCCGGCATTCGTGGGCCGGTGCGCTCGAGGtcgccctcgtcctcctcggcatCATCGCCCGGCTGCGCGCACTCCACGTACCCGGACATCTTCGTCCCGTCCGGCCTCCTTCACGACGTGGGCCATTTCGCCTTTGCCCACTTGGACCACGTCATGCTCGAGCCGTACGACCTCATCCGCCTCGCCATCGAGCACCATGCAGGCCACCCCTCCTTCCACTTCACAGCCACCACCGGCTGTGCGGCCCTTCTCGTCTTCGACTCCCACGATGAACACGAGGCGACCATGGCGCACTTCTCCGCCAAGTACGCCGGCGTCGAGATCACCCTCCTCCGTCCCGAAGAAACCGACAACCGCGCCACCACCCGCTACGACCGCCTGGTCGAGCTCGAGGCCAAGAATTACCCCCTCGAGCTTTGGCACCCACACGGCGCCAACTTTGTGTTCGGCCACTTTGGGGTGCTTTGCTGCGTCGACAACAACTGCCTCAACGCCGGAGACTTCACGGTGATGCGGGCCTTCCTCCGCGTGGAAGGCAACCACGTCACGCCACATGGATGCATCCTCCGTCTTCCGCCCGCTCAAGTCGTCGACGTCAAGCTCCGGGTTGTCAAAACCTGGGCGATCTTCGACGACCAACCGGTCCCCCTTGATGccgacggcgacgacgagctccctAGCCAGCCGCATGTCCACGGCGCCTGGCGTTGGAACCGCGGTCACATCGGCCCCTACCCCGGTCTGCATGGTGTCGACGCCATGCCACCCCCATCACCACGCGAACCATCACCACCACCCCCCGCTGCCCAGCCTCTGCACGCTCGAGCCAACTTCCTCCAGCCTCTCGTCGGTGGGCCGCTGCTGCCCCCTGCTGCGGTGCACGACGACGAGACCAGCCTTGACGACCACCTGGCCGGCGACGCTGACGACTCCTTCTCACCCGCTGTGGAGGTGTCCAACTCTTTCTCCTCGTTGGCCCTTGATGAAGGAGAATGCTCTCAACTCTCCG GCACGGCTTCTGCTGCGCTCAACTCCGACGACCACGAGGCCACTGTCCGCCGCATCCAGGGCGCTGGCAAGAGGGCTACCGATGCTGCCAAGCTTCGTAGGAGTCGTCGCCTCGCAGAGAAGGAAGGGGGCCAGTTCGTAGACATGACAACCAAGGCCATGCGCGCGAAGGCTCGCCGTTTCGACCTGCAGTAG
- the LOC778388 gene encoding uncharacterized protein, which translates to MAKLMCLCFIILTIAVAVSADECEGDRRAMIKECAKYQQWPANPKLDPSDACCAVWQKANIPCLCAGVTKEKEKIYCMEKVAYVANFCKKPFPHGYKCGSYTFPPLAY; encoded by the exons ATGGCAAAACTAATGTGCTTATGTTTCATCATCCTCACTATTGCGGTAGCCGTGTCGGCTGACGAATGTGAGGGTGACCGACGGGCCATGATCAAGGAGTGTGCTAAGTATCAACAATGGCCAGCAAACCCGAAGCTAGATCCGTCGGACGCATGCTGCGCCGTGTGGCAGAAGGCAAACATCCCATGCCTTTGCGCTGGTGTCACCAAGGAGAAAGAGAAGATATATTGTATGGAGAAGGTTGCCTACGTTGCCAATTTCTGCAAGAAGCCGTTCCCACATGGCTACAAGTGCGGAA GTTACACATTCCCTCCTCTGGCGTATTGA